The proteins below come from a single Acidimicrobiales bacterium genomic window:
- a CDS encoding tyrosine-type recombinase/integrase, whose product MVTEGAEPAQPTNHSGHEPTGWASFRAERAMSPVDGSGQWVVLDAELVVHVEASDFCRALYGASRSPHTIRAYAGRVALFLSWCQVHGFDWKTIGLPSLARFKHWLEATPIDTGRVRRGGTVDAILIAVCEFLRFCARTAVIDQAVADRLSEPRWLRFLPAGFDAGERGQFRTVRVREIKARTETPFPEALTPEQSETLFACCRRPRERFMVRLLHDTGLRIGEALGLRREDMHLLPDSRRAGCAVVGPHVHVRHRANPNGALAKSRFPRMVPASEAVLLAYADYQFERGEILGADDDDMVFVNLYHQPFGTPMTYRAAKGFFERLARQCGFPARPHMLRHTAATNWVRAGVELDVVQRLLGHASPASSLVYLHARDGDKRRAVEAVAAGERYR is encoded by the coding sequence ATGGTCACGGAAGGCGCCGAGCCTGCGCAGCCAACCAACCACAGCGGTCACGAGCCCACCGGCTGGGCGTCGTTCCGGGCTGAGCGGGCGATGTCGCCGGTTGACGGGAGCGGGCAGTGGGTGGTGCTTGACGCCGAACTGGTCGTGCACGTCGAGGCGAGCGACTTCTGCCGTGCGCTCTATGGCGCCAGTCGTTCGCCGCACACGATCCGCGCCTACGCCGGCAGGGTGGCGCTGTTCTTGAGTTGGTGCCAGGTCCACGGTTTTGACTGGAAGACGATCGGCTTGCCGAGCCTGGCCCGTTTCAAGCACTGGCTGGAGGCGACGCCGATCGACACCGGGCGGGTACGCCGGGGTGGGACGGTCGACGCCATCTTGATCGCGGTGTGCGAGTTCCTGCGGTTCTGTGCCCGGACCGCGGTGATCGATCAGGCGGTGGCCGACCGGCTGTCGGAGCCGCGCTGGCTGCGGTTCCTGCCGGCGGGATTCGACGCCGGCGAGCGCGGACAGTTCCGCACGGTGCGGGTTCGGGAGATCAAGGCACGGACAGAGACGCCGTTCCCTGAGGCGCTCACCCCGGAGCAGTCCGAGACGCTGTTCGCCTGCTGTCGTCGACCCCGGGAGCGTTTCATGGTCAGGTTGCTGCACGACACCGGTCTCCGTATCGGGGAGGCGTTGGGTCTTCGCCGGGAGGACATGCACCTGCTGCCCGATTCCCGTCGGGCGGGCTGCGCGGTGGTGGGCCCGCATGTCCATGTCCGACATCGGGCGAACCCGAACGGGGCGTTGGCCAAGTCCCGTTTCCCTCGGATGGTGCCCGCCAGCGAGGCGGTGCTGTTGGCCTATGCCGACTACCAGTTCGAGCGGGGCGAGATCCTCGGTGCCGACGACGACGACATGGTGTTCGTCAATCTCTACCACCAGCCCTTCGGCACGCCCATGACCTACCGCGCGGCCAAGGGGTTCTTCGAGCGCCTGGCCAGGCAATGCGGCTTCCCGGCGCGGCCCCACATGCTGCGGCACACGGCGGCGACGAACTGGGTGCGGGCCGGGGTCGAGCTGGATGTCGTCCAGCGGCTCCTGGGCCACGCCAGTCCGGCCTCGAGCTTGGTGTACCTGCACGCCCGGGATGGGGACAAGCGTCGGGCGGTGGAGGCGGTCGCAGCCGGGGAGCGCTACCGGTGA
- a CDS encoding DUF6788 family protein gives MPTQQEKRRQRQIMAAIAELGFCMPGSLVARTSRCGSPTCACHTDPDRLHGPYPSWTRKVNGKTVTRNLSAAQVERYRPWFDNAKRLRELIGELEALSTSVAVKAEEWGSQ, from the coding sequence ATGCCCACTCAGCAAGAGAAACGGCGCCAGCGCCAGATCATGGCCGCAATCGCCGAACTCGGCTTCTGCATGCCCGGCAGCCTGGTGGCTCGCACCTCCCGGTGCGGTAGCCCCACCTGCGCCTGCCACACCGACCCTGACCGGCTCCACGGTCCCTACCCGTCCTGGACCCGCAAGGTGAACGGAAAGACCGTCACCCGGAACCTCAGCGCTGCCCAAGTCGAGCGCTACCGGCCCTGGTTCGACAACGCCAAACGGCTCCGCGAGCTGATCGGCGAACTGGAAGCGCTCTCAACCAGCGTCGCCGTGAAGGCTGAAGAATGGGGCAGCCAGTGA